The sequence TATATGATAGAAGTATCAATCGTATCATAAATTTCTTTAAGTTCATTCCACGCATCAGTTGCATTAGTTGAAAAAATTTGACCACAATAAATATCTTCAGTTACAGATCCCAGAATCCAAGATAGAACAACAGAGTTGCATCTATCCCATTGAGAGGCAAGAACCGCATCTGTTTTACTTCTAACAACAGTTCcattaataaagccaattttactTTTAGTAGATAGAGCCAATTTCATTGATCTACTCCATATGTTATAATTTTCATTTCCTTTTAATTTGATAGAAGTAATTGGTGTTCCAGTTATATCATTAGAATGAAGATAAAGTGGATCACTAAAATCCAACTTATTAATCTGTGTAGCAGAAGAACTATCACCCATCTTAAACACAAACAATCAGACAGATTGAAAAGCAACAAGAAAAGCAACAAATACAACTAGTTGACTAATTAATCTATCCTGTGCTTGATCAGGTTTTCACAAGTTTCAAAGAACTTGGATTAAGAGTTGGGCACAGTGATTAATCAATCAGTCAATTGTAAATCAGATAATCAACAATACACAAATAAGAAACAATAAAGCAATTAAGAAAGCCAAATAATATGAATAAACGCGAGACTCCCCTTTGAAGATCAAGATAAACTAGAGAAAAGAAAGAATCAATCAGCGGAAGACTTCAATTGATAGGCAGAAACCATAACCCTAattttgaaaaattagggtttcaatCTCTGTTACCAGCCACAACCCACAGAACGTCAATCGAACCTAAAACAAATTATCTTAATCTTCAAGAAGCCTTTAAACAACTGCTACAAATGTCAGATCACGAACAAACCCTAGAACACAATTATCATATCACGAACAAACCCTAGAACTTCAATCGAACCAAAATCAAGAGCgaacccgctctgataccatgtaaaatTTAATAATACGAATCACAATACTTCAAATAATCGACAAGATTATAAGATTCAAACCAAAACTTAATCCAAAAACTAATTACAACCAATCTATTGAAAACTATCAACTGTATTCAATAGTAATGAAATACAGGAACATAATCAAGACACAAGATGTGGAATGATTCAAATCACTCTAAAGAGGAAAAGGTTGTGATAATCTGGAGAAGAGAGAAAACGAATTTGAGAGCACAATATGATCGATGAATGAGTTGTTCTTAACCCTAATCTGGCATATCTTCCTCTTTTATATCAGCAGATATAAACTTTGATAAAGTGGCAGAAACAACCCCTCAACTCTTCAGGTTGGAAGAACCAACACAAAACAAATGAATAAATTAAAACTGATAAATTAAACATGCTTCTTAAGCTGCTACACATCTTGAACTGCAAATCACAACTTGCTCAGCAACTTGAATAGTTAGATCAATTGAAGCACAACAAGTTAAAACCTGCAAAACATTCTAGAACAAACCGCAAGTGAGAACAAAAATAAaaaggtttcaaaataagtttgttaTAATgtattattttgaacatatatatatatatatatatatatatatatatatatatatatatatatatacatatatatatatatatacatatatatatatatatatatatatatatatatatatatatatatatatatatatatctagttaatATTAAATTGCTATAACGATGACATCATAATTAGTTATTTTTCTTTAttagaaaaaatataaaaaaataaaaaaaaaatctaaccTACTTGAATGACATCATAAATcaatttaatttacaattaaaatttAATCTTACAATTAATAATGATTAAGATATCAATTAACAAATAATATTAACATCCAATAATCCATGCACCCATAAATATCCAACCCTAACAAACTCTCTTCATTCAtcgaaccttatgataaaacactcacatgatcatatgtacaaactttaaaataaattCTACAATCTTCTACAAAATACTCAATGAACAAATGtacaaattttaaagcatattgtacgactttcatataataattgtattttaatatttaaaaatatttcaaaaagcatttgttattagtaataattattaagaatataaATACTCAATATTTAAGCaaactttagtattattattattattattaattattattattattattattattattattattattattattattattattattattattattattattattatattaatattcaaatatggatttttttacgggattaattacattacatatgtatgcgaaaatacatgtctctatatgtttgtaaaaacaactacaagtttcttagtcagaatccgtgattttacgggtcattaaactaaacgacTTTAGCATTTATATTCACTTAATTCCTAAAACATATCAATAAACGGTTTCGTTTAATCAAACTCGTGATTCCAcgtgtcatttcactagtatatatatatatatattatatatatatatatatatattatatatatatatatatatatatatatatatatatatatatatatatatatatatatgggcaggatcaatggggaagtaaccaatcggggggaagcggggggaagcaaaaatttaattttattttcgttttttttgaaaatttttttccgacattaagatcacacgaaaatatgaacatttagaagagacacttcgtgatgaatgttattatttaggcgggaaaacgatcaacaaaaataacattcaagataatattgttcgtgaagaatatgaacgtttttttttcatgttttgtgaagtaaaatttagcccgatttagagtttagggtttagggtttagggtttagggtttggtgttttgggtttattccataaacccaaaacaccaaaccctaaaccctaaaccctaaaccctaaactctaaaccgttcgtgttaaaaactcaatctaaatcctaaatctaaaccctaaatctaaaccctaaaccctaaatttctaaaccctaatatctaaactctataaacctaatatctaaaccctaatatctaaaccccaatagctaaaacctcaaaatacgctcgaaaaacacgataattgttatatattacttcatcgagcgttttcccgccaaaataaaaatatttatcacaaaatgtctctactaaatgttcatattttcatctcatctataatgttcgtgaacaaagttttttcaaaaaacgaaaaaaaaaagtttttgcttccccccgcttcccccgaatggttactttcctcttgatcctaccactatatatatatatatatatatatatatatatatatatatatatatatatatatatatatatatatatatatatatatatatatatataatggatgaAACTCATAACAAGGCTCACAAACAAACGACTAACAAATTTGTGTACATTGGTTTTCAAGGGATACAATTAATATCGTGTTACTCGTGTATTAAACATTAAGACACTATACaactaaaaatataaattctaTTGATACTAACGAGGAATAATTAGGAATTCGGTCCGTGTGTAGACACGGGTTTAAAAGCTAGTAATAAGATAATAATACGAGTAATtgttataacataataatttaaccttTCAGATCTTTTTAATTAGACCGTGATGTAATCGGAATTTGTATTTTGATTGACGTGACATATGATAAGCATCCTAAGACAACCAGCCGATATGACTGATTAAACGATTATAATTTTTCAAATCGAAAAGTAATACGAAAGTAGAATAATCCACAATCAACTGATATAGTATCGAGTTTAATTATTTTACCTAACAACTATATAAATTGTGGGTTTTGGCTTCGTTTATTGATCTTAATAAGTTTTAAGTTAGTCGCGCGTTGCGACGACGCTTTTTGTAAAGGAAAAATATATCTGAAAAAAACTAAAAATAAGGCTACCAGACTTCGAATCGCGACCTTTAAGTTAATAAGCGGCTACATTACCGCTCCTCCAAGGTTGTTTTTGTTTATGTTGACGCTATTAGGGATCCTAGATCAAATGTCGACAAGATCTAAAGGTGGAAAACACTAGAACATGCTTTAAAAGAATAAACTTAACCTTTAGGATCGAAGAATCAAACCTACAAGAGATTAGATTGACACCAAGAGTTGTTATTCGTGTTTTGTAGGCTAACGACCGACTTAAAGACGAAACTATACGGCTAAGATATGTCTCATTCAGTCGATCGACTGACTATGTCAGTTGGTCGACTGTGATCATTTAACTATTGCTTAAATAGTATACATCATAATAAAACATTCAATAGTCACAATACGATTAAAATATTGTTCAATGAAAAATGACTGAAATAACATATATAACAATAGAAGTAGGGATTTACAAAaatgcactaacaaactccccctaagacggAGTTCTATCGAACAAGAATCTTCAGTCATTCTCTTTCTCAAATGGATCTGTAACCATGTTATTTAGATAAAAAAATTTGGCAACCCGAGCAAACTACTCTGCTTGAACATGGTTCCCGTTACGATACAACAACcgattgtaatacaaaataaagttaTCAGCCTCAGTGCAATTTCATAGCCAGCCTGGATTTAACAATCGGATCACAGCTTCATCGTTCCTTTTCCTTTTATCCAACACTATGACTGCTTCCTCAGAGTGGTCATCATAATACTACAATCTAAACCTCGAACTAAAATTCTGCGACATCTTCTTCAAGGGGACTTTCTTCATTGTCTTCGAAGGGTTAAACTTAATAATCTTTCGAAATTTACCCGTGGTGAGATCAGTCTTATAGCTAATCTTATAATATTGCGGACGAAACCTTCCCAGTTTTTGTATCTAAATGCATCTTGATTCTTTTCTGAAGTAAACCAGACAATCCATTATAATCACAATATAACATCCTTAGCCCGAAAATTTACATAAGCTCTAAATAAAGAAACGTATTAAATTCATGAACGTGTTTGATGTAGTCAATACCAAACTCCTTCTTGATCGCATACATGTTGTATTCCTTCATATATATCCAACCTAAGATTCTACCTTCAGCTGTTTATGAGCCTTTTAGATTAATAAACTTCAAATACTTAGGCTCTAGCTTTGGTTTATCACAATATTTCCTAATCTTCAACAAAATCTTCCACTCATCTTCCAAAACATCATCCTTTTCTTTATTCAATCTTACCGGAAAAAACCCATCCGGTAAAACTCCAGACTTTTCTATCTCTTCATACGTTTTATATAACAATTTCTCATCCATTTTAAAGTGTTCAGCAAAACTAGGAATATCTTCATTATTAGCATTTTGATAAGTACGAAAATCTTTAATGTGTCAAAAGTGTTTGCAGAATTGCTTCTCTTTTAATcttacttttaaattttataatattttaatttacgtTTTACTTTTAAcactctaatgagcaacaaaacctGATCAGATGTAATATAGTATTTAGTAAGTTAAGGTTCCTCATAAGAGAACGGGTGGATTCGGAAGATATAAgtttgattttgagatttgatTGTTTTGATTAACAAAGGAATAAGAAATAAATAAATTGCAACTAATTAAATTAAACgaataaataatattaaataaaatatgtgCTTGAACATTTCACACCTTTCTCACAATTGCATTTGAAATTAAGCTTAACTCAGGTTTAATAAAGACCTAATAATATCTAATCCAAGACTAGTTGATCATGTTAATCCTAGAATAGATGTATAGATTCACCACATGTTTAAGATCTGATAGAAGGTTTTATGTGATTAATCAAACCCTGattatagttactagctataaCCTTCAACattataataatctaatttattatGAAGTTTAAGTTTACTAAGTTTAATTCTAGTGATGTTCAAGTTAAAACTTAATGGTAATAGTTTTTATTTATATCAAACTATTTAAACAATGATGTTGTAATAAGACATAAGACATAACAGCTATTATAGAGATTCTGtctaatttaatatttttatactaAGTAGATGAAGCCGGCGGCTTAGTCAATAGAATTGCAATAGAATTGCAATATAATAGAATGAAGCCGGCGGCTCTGGTATATGAAGCCGGTGGCTTCATACACCAGATCCGTTTTTATGATTTGTTTAATACAATTCGACTGTTTATGCAATGTTTACAAGGTGTTACATCAGTTCAAGCACATGTAAGGCTGATAACTCTTAAATTATAGAGTATtttaataacattttgaggagttatcttggtattttaaagtcatttcaatgctaaaacacactaaaataggTAAAAATGGGGAAAtagatatttttaatattttgtttaagttatgtacaaaacaggaacAAAAACAGTCAAAAACGAAGAAAAtaagatgaagccgccggcatgaggGCACTAAAGCCGCCGGCTTCCATGAAGTCATCCAGAATGTTCCAGATTTGATCGTAGAAATTGATGAACTTGGAGCCCAAGAAAAATACAGTAAAGCTGCCGGCTTCatactgaagccgccggcctagaTCACATGGTTTTATATGCTTGCCGACCAAGTTCAAGCTATTTATGGAAAAGATTTACGCCTTGATTTAAAAGAAATCAAGCCACCAGCTttacactgaagccgccggcttaaatGATACGGAAAGATACGACGTATTCTTCAAGGCCTAGTTTGACGTATTCCCCAATCCAAGTCAAGGGAAGCCGACGGCTTCCcatccaagccgccggcttgggttGGTGGTTTTgaaaactataaatagaggccttaggGTCAGAGTTTTATATCAGAACAGTTTTACTCTGCATTTAGAGCAAAAAAAAAACACGAATTAGTTAGGGTTTTGTTTATTTTCAACATTCAAGTTCATTAAAGAAGCATTTGTTTTTCAATCTCTTTTATGTCGGTATGGTCTTTTATCTCAAATCTTTTCTTTTATTTGTCTTTACTTTAGTTATGGGCTAACACCCTTACATATGCTTGAATCATGTAACACTTTGTGATCAATTGCCTAAATATTCGAATCGTATGGAAGAAAACACAAACCCATATTTGGGATATGAAACCGCCGGCTTCATAGACCAAAGCCGCCGGCTTTATCTGGTAATTTTATTATTCAATTGTAATTTATACTCAGATCAATTTAAAAAGTATTCGGCTGAATTATTCAACAAAATCAACGAAGCCTCCGGCTTCGTTGACCAAGCCGCCGACTTTATCTTATAAACACATAAATTTTATTCTGACAGAATCTCTGGTTTCTGTTATGTCTTATGTCTGATTAAAACACCACCGTTAGATTAATATGATTTACATTAATCAAATACTATTAggttttaactagaacatcactagaTTTAAAACTTAGTAAACTTAAACATAATTAAATCGGATTAGTTTAGTTGTGAGTTttatagctagtaactataattagggtttggttaatcaTACTAAATCTATTATCAGGTCTTAATGCAAGCAAGAAATCTAGACATCTATTTTAGGATTAACCTGATCAACTAATCTTGGATTAGATATTCTTAGGCCACTAATAAATCTGAGTTTGGTTTTAATTCCAAAAGGCAATTGTGAACAAAGTGTGAAAGATTCAAGCATGTGTTCTCTTTAATATCTTTTTATCTTTTCAATTTATTTATTTGCAATTTGTCTGTTCTTTTGTTTAATCATTATTTAAAACAATTAAATCTTAAAATCAAAATTTATATTCTAAATCCACTcgttctcttgggacgaaccttaacttACTAAATACTAAATTACATCTTATCGGATTCTGTTGCTCATTAGGGTGTTAAAATTAAATCGtaaattaagatattataaatttaaaagtagatTAAAAAGGCACACAttattgcacacacttttgacacatcaaatgCTATTATCCCATAACTAAAgagataacaataaataaaagacaAGAATAATTGAAAGAACTCATACCGACATAAAGGAATTGAAAGCGAAAGATTGATTGAATAGCTTGAATGTTGTTGATAAATGAAAACCCTACTAAATTCGTGATTTGTCTCTGAATACAGAGTACAATACAACTGAAAGACTAAAAACTAAACCTAGAACCTCAATTTATGATTTTAGAAACCGCCAACCCAAGCCGGTGGCTTGGATGTGAAGTCGGCGACTTCACAGTAACTTGGAGTGGGGCCTATGTAAAACGTGATCTTGAAGCGTATAGTGATATTTTCTATGTAACTCTAGCCAGCGGATTCAGTATAAAGCTGGTGGCTTGATTGCTGCCGGATCAAGATGAGAATATTTTCTAATTTTAACTTGAACTTGGGCAGCAAAATGGATTAACCGCGTGAcataagccggcggcttcattcgAAAGCCGGCGGCTTGCCTCTATTTTTCTTGGTCACCAAGTTCTTCAATTTCTGCGATCAATTCTGGAACTTTCTGGAATCTGATGACGAAGCCGACGGCTTTAGTGCCCTTATGTCGGCGTCTTCATCAAGTTTTTTGcaactttttatttttttgatcatgtttaatacataactcaaacaaaatattaaaaatatcttTTCCCCCAATTTTACCCATTTTAGCGTGTTTAAGTATTAAAATGTCTATAAAATaccaagataactcctcaaaatattatgaaaaaactgtataattttggAGTTAGTATAAAATATCCCACACTTAagcttttacttgtcctcaagtaagcttTTAAAAGATTCCCAACATTCATTATCTTTTAGAACCTTTTTCATCACGTATCAAAAGAAACATAATAACTAGGTAACATAATACGGACTTGGTTTAATAGGTAGTCATGATACGGAAAAAATTGGTGTAAAAGCGGAagcaaaatgcaaagtcaaaaagatgtctaatCAATTTAAAGTTAGcttttattattataacaactagtctgaaccagaccaaggagtacCAGTGGTCATAATGTTTATTAAACCAGATTTATACAATAGTTGGTCATCATTTGACTCTTTTATTATCTAACTAGAGCTTTTAAAAGTGTGTGGTTCACATTGTAACTCTTTTCTCTCGCTTTCATCACTCTTATTGGCCTTCATTAGGCTCTTTTgcttttcatttttctttctttcatgcttagcattagcTTTACATTTTGGCAATTTCTAAGTTGGTCCGTATTGAGACTCTTTTGTTGCCTCAGTGCTCCATGCTTAtcatgccatatggtagtggttaTAAGTTTGCaaccgtttcacaatttttggcgttACATCTTATTTTAAACAAGTAGTCCAatctcgaagttgagagtagttctattagcttTATGATTAGATTAATTTAgtgaaaagacataagtttgactaagaatttatagtTCCAAAAAGATTTTTGAAATGAGAATGAAATGTTGAAAAATTTTAATTTGTGCCATGTAGGCAAAATTTAATATCTCCCACCCCATCCTCATTGCATATTACATATTAATATAAAAAGAGGATATAATTATAAGTGATAAATAAAAGCAAATCTCCCTTTTCGAGCTTATAATGTAGGCGGGAAGCATCTATAACTGCTTCATCAATAGTCCTATCTTTAAATCATCATCATATACTTGTAACAAACAACCAACCATAACAggacatatataataataataagttccatGCATACAATAAAAACATAATCACAGTTATTACAGACTAGTAGTACGAATCATcagaatagaaataataataatagtttctgAAATAAAGATAATCATAGATCATCATGGGAACCTCCAGATCTCCTCCTCATCATCCTCAACTGGCTGAATCTGAGCCAATGCAGAAGCAGGGTCATAACAAGCTGGCGGGAATGCAACATATGGAGAGTACGGTGGTGGTGGCTCATAATAGGTAGGGTCAAAGGGCTCAGTACTAAGTGAATGATCAAAGAATCTCTCATTATTATGGACCCCCCACTGTACTGAGTAATCTAAGCGACcaaaattgaaaggacccgtcctaatccatctggatgaagtcaccaacatctggttccattgcgatgatcgactccaaataaagtctttaaaatgagcaaatgcacatcggaatgtttctttcatacctgagaataaacatgctttcaagtgtcaaccaaaaggttggtgagttcataagtttatcataaaacaataaaattcatcattttgatagaccacaaaatttaaatgctgcatggtacaaatgggcccgaatcctatacccacctgtaatgtacatgctatattttttaaatacagtgcatctttctcgtgtacgaaaccattttcataaatcatagtaaccgtacacatatcttgtgcacaaaaataacatacacataacctgtgtataaaatcattctctagatatataacattcacatcaactggtggcaattatcatgtccacataattcaatggtggcaattatcatgtccacataattcaatggtggcaattatcatgtccacataattcaataataatccgcagaacttctgtctgcataataattcattcgagaaatgttttgcttgtgtctatctcgtcaaacatttataaaagcatttcatgtattcgcagttcaaaatatatttcaaaagcatttaataaagcatttgtaaaaacagcgcatgtattctcagtcccaaaaatgtaaagagtaaaagggagcaaatgaaactcaccatactatattttgtagtaaaaatacatataacatcattgaacaagtgtaaggttggcctcggattcacgaacctatatcagttatatatatattaacacattgtaatcgaacaaatttatatatatagtaatttattagttatatcaattttatattaataatctatatatttcatatatttattttatatatttaaaataaataaaaatataaattttgttatgctatatgtatttaatacatttttgtatatatatatatatatatatatatatatatatatatatatatatatatatatatatatatatatatatatatatatatatatatatatatatatatatattttgtttgttaaaattgtattaatactaaaataatattagaaatgataaaaataataataatgataatagagttaaaatgatacttttaatattaatgataaaatgataactttaataaaaataatacttttaataaaaatgttaattttaataataatgtgtactaataataataattctaaaagtaatgattttactaataataataatgataataaaattaaaatgatactttttataattttactattaataataattctaataatacttataataattctattaataataattttaataataataacaataataataataaacataataataaccaataataataatgagagaatcaaaataaaagtgtataccctctccaagctttttctaaaaagaaatgccctagacgagactcgaacccgcgacctctcaaaacCCCAAAATCCACACAAACCATCCATCCACTTGTTCCTTTCTAATTTTActcacatacataaatatataaatctgtattttcGTTTTCAAGCCCAACAGAACTTTGTATTAACTCGGCCCAATAGACTAGTTTAATGAATTCAAGAGTGACGGCCCAATAAGATAAAGAATGGCAGCCTAGTCCAC comes from Rutidosis leptorrhynchoides isolate AG116_Rl617_1_P2 chromosome 4, CSIRO_AGI_Rlap_v1, whole genome shotgun sequence and encodes:
- the LOC139841921 gene encoding uncharacterized protein, whose protein sequence is MGDSSSATQINKLDFSDPLYLHSNDITGTPITSIKLKGNENYNIWSRSMKLALSTKSKIGFINGTVVRSKTDAVLASQWDRCNSVVLSWILGSVTEDIYCGQIFSTNATDAWNELKEIYDTIDTSIIYNLHHQINTLKQSDCSLSE